Proteins from a genomic interval of Rosa chinensis cultivar Old Blush chromosome 2, RchiOBHm-V2, whole genome shotgun sequence:
- the LOC112187153 gene encoding autophagy-related protein 13b isoform X1 has translation MLWLFCSGVNKTGVLLGSINCVIFLKGYVPIIYIFDIMASSHGNNTHSEAAMKEQIITEFYAKSLHIILESRTPYVSSRNYSGEQALSSPSSSSSSSSSVRPRDKWFNLALRECPAALENLDLWRQSNFEPMVVDVVLVQRRLVSDLVECSPRTDLARNLSLKERYPYCWNYEQEDFWCEAKSEKIIERWVLQYDTRKTRDTKSGSRRSSNNPLQMLYKKSILLLRSLYVTVRLLPAYKIYRDLNSSGQILPFTLAHRVASFAEPFTCREDAEMQRFEFTPVDTGCGRLCLSVLYCSSLSDVSSEPSTPMSPQVIPDYVGSPLADPLKRFPSLPVTGSLSRATPVSSSFSRRHSWSYDHGIDSPPSVSFSPSPTRSEPHASISNPRSRHFPPTSLPRYPPETSLDYKKDVGFYEYCPSPGFSPALSPSASPSLPISIPGNHVSKNLLRSESAPVSAPVAKRANSPASSQKLNFPPSPPLTSTSSGTFKTDKATVGTSVEKLFSFGKGESRQCSGLKISSGGSPQISFSRSSTKSFPDDFDDSEYPCPFDYDDDVTDPGSRPESFDQRHEPGGLFPIKKSQDAAVGALVRMLKKAPPLRQEVSDSVSLSQGCRPEMWSDGKQEANLSSESQAPVQPADSSTVISSGLITSKTTADALEELQSYRDIKNSLLAQSSKSHV, from the exons ATGCTTTGGTTGTTTTGCAGTGGAGTGAATAAAACTGGAGTCTTGCTAGGATCAATCAATTGCGTGATTTTCTTAAAAGGGTACGTGccgattatatatatttttgacatTATGGCATCTTCTCATGGTAATAATACTCACTCTGAAGCAGCAATGAAGGAACAAATAATCACTGAATTCTATGCTAAAAGTCTTCACATAATTCTTGAGTCGAGGACCCCATATGTGTCCTCAAGAAATTATAGTGGCGAACAAGCCTTGTCGTCGCCATCATCTTCCTCTTCGTCCTCCTCGAGTGTGAGGCCAAGGGATAAGTGGTTTAATTTAGCTCTAAGAGAATGCCCTGCTGCGCTGGAGAATCTTGATCTCTGGCGCCAGAGCAATTTTGAACCTATGGTGGTTGATGTGGTTTTGGTCCAGAGACGACTTGTTAGTGACCTGGTGGAATGTTCACCTAGAACGGATCTTGCTAGGAACTTGTCATTGAAAGAGCGGTATCCATACTGTTGGAATTATGAGCAGGAAGATTTTTGGTGTGAGGCAAAGAGTGAAAAGATTATAGAGAGATGGGTACTGCAGTATGATACTCGCAAGACTAGAGATACAAAATCAGGGAGTAGGAGGTCAAGCAATAATCCTTTACAGATGTTGTATAAGAAATCAATATTACTCTTGAGGTCTTTGTATGTTACTGTTAGGCTTTTGCCTGCTTATAAAATTTATCGTGACCTCAATTCGTCTGGCCAAATTCTTCCATTTACTCTTGCTCACCGGGTGGCCTCTTTTGCTGAGCCCTTCACATGTAGAGAAGATGCAGAAATGCAGCGGTTTGAGTTTACCCCTGTGGATACGGGTTGTGGTAGGCTTTGCCTTTCAGTGTTGTATTGTTCATCACTTTCAGATGTAAGCTCTGAACCATCGACTCCTATGTCTCCACAAGTTATACCAGACTATGTTGGGAGCCCATTGGCAGACCCGCTTAAAAGGTTCCCATCCCTTCCTGTGACAGGATCATTATCACGTGCCACTCCAGTATCGTCTTCATTCTCGAGGCGTCATAGTTGGAGTTATGACCATGGTATAGATTCACCACCTTCAGTTTCTTTCTCACCTTCGCCCACGCGTTCAGAACCTCATGCTTCAATTTCTAACCCAAGATCTCGCCATTTCCCACCCACAAGCTTACCACGTTATCCGCCTGAAACATCTCTTGATTATAAGAAGGATGTAGGTTTTTATGAGTATTGTCCTTCACCTGGCTTTTCTCCCGCACTGTCCCCATCAGCCTCTCCATCATTGCCAATCTCTATTCCTGGCAATCATGTTTCAAAAAATCTGTTACGATCTGAGAGTGCACCGGTCAGTGCCCCAGTGGCCAAACGTGCTAATTCCCCTGCATCCTCCCAGAAGCTAAATTTTCCTCCATCTCCCCCCCTTACGAGTACAAGTTCTGGTACTTTTAAGACTGATAAAGCTACAGTTGGGACATCAGTTGAAAAG TTATTCTCTTTTGGGAAAGGGGAGTCTAGACAATGTTCTGGGCTTAAGATATCATCAGGCGGCTCACCCCAGATATCCTTTTCCAGaagctccactaagtcttttcCTGATGATTTTGATGATTCGGAGTATCCTTGCCCATTTGATTATGATGATGATGTGACAGACCCTGGTAGCAG ACCTGAATCCTTTGACCAAAGGCATGAGCCTGGAGGATTATTTCCAATTAAAAAATCCCAAGATGCTGCTGTTGGCGCGCTTGTAAGAATGCTAAAGAAAGCCCCACCTCTTCGGCAAGAGGTCTCAGATTCAGTAAGTTTGTCACAAGGCTGCAGGCCTGAAATGTGGAGTGATGGTAAACAAGAGGCCAATCTTTCTTCTGAGAGTCAGGCACCAGTTCAGCCTGCTGATTCTTCAACTGTTATATCATCAGGGCTCATAACATCAAAAACTACAGCTGATGCCTTAGAAGAGCTCCAAAGTTACAGGGATATAAAAAACTCGTTACTGGCGCAAAGTAGTAAGTCTCACGTGTAG
- the LOC112187153 gene encoding autophagy-related protein 13b isoform X2, with protein sequence MHLCGVNKTGVLLGSINCVIFLKGYVPIIYIFDIMASSHGNNTHSEAAMKEQIITEFYAKSLHIILESRTPYVSSRNYSGEQALSSPSSSSSSSSSVRPRDKWFNLALRECPAALENLDLWRQSNFEPMVVDVVLVQRRLVSDLVECSPRTDLARNLSLKERYPYCWNYEQEDFWCEAKSEKIIERWVLQYDTRKTRDTKSGSRRSSNNPLQMLYKKSILLLRSLYVTVRLLPAYKIYRDLNSSGQILPFTLAHRVASFAEPFTCREDAEMQRFEFTPVDTGCGRLCLSVLYCSSLSDVSSEPSTPMSPQVIPDYVGSPLADPLKRFPSLPVTGSLSRATPVSSSFSRRHSWSYDHGIDSPPSVSFSPSPTRSEPHASISNPRSRHFPPTSLPRYPPETSLDYKKDVGFYEYCPSPGFSPALSPSASPSLPISIPGNHVSKNLLRSESAPVSAPVAKRANSPASSQKLNFPPSPPLTSTSSGTFKTDKATVGTSVEKLFSFGKGESRQCSGLKISSGGSPQISFSRSSTKSFPDDFDDSEYPCPFDYDDDVTDPGSRPESFDQRHEPGGLFPIKKSQDAAVGALVRMLKKAPPLRQEVSDSVSLSQGCRPEMWSDGKQEANLSSESQAPVQPADSSTVISSGLITSKTTADALEELQSYRDIKNSLLAQSSKSHV encoded by the exons ATGCACCTCTG TGGAGTGAATAAAACTGGAGTCTTGCTAGGATCAATCAATTGCGTGATTTTCTTAAAAGGGTACGTGccgattatatatatttttgacatTATGGCATCTTCTCATGGTAATAATACTCACTCTGAAGCAGCAATGAAGGAACAAATAATCACTGAATTCTATGCTAAAAGTCTTCACATAATTCTTGAGTCGAGGACCCCATATGTGTCCTCAAGAAATTATAGTGGCGAACAAGCCTTGTCGTCGCCATCATCTTCCTCTTCGTCCTCCTCGAGTGTGAGGCCAAGGGATAAGTGGTTTAATTTAGCTCTAAGAGAATGCCCTGCTGCGCTGGAGAATCTTGATCTCTGGCGCCAGAGCAATTTTGAACCTATGGTGGTTGATGTGGTTTTGGTCCAGAGACGACTTGTTAGTGACCTGGTGGAATGTTCACCTAGAACGGATCTTGCTAGGAACTTGTCATTGAAAGAGCGGTATCCATACTGTTGGAATTATGAGCAGGAAGATTTTTGGTGTGAGGCAAAGAGTGAAAAGATTATAGAGAGATGGGTACTGCAGTATGATACTCGCAAGACTAGAGATACAAAATCAGGGAGTAGGAGGTCAAGCAATAATCCTTTACAGATGTTGTATAAGAAATCAATATTACTCTTGAGGTCTTTGTATGTTACTGTTAGGCTTTTGCCTGCTTATAAAATTTATCGTGACCTCAATTCGTCTGGCCAAATTCTTCCATTTACTCTTGCTCACCGGGTGGCCTCTTTTGCTGAGCCCTTCACATGTAGAGAAGATGCAGAAATGCAGCGGTTTGAGTTTACCCCTGTGGATACGGGTTGTGGTAGGCTTTGCCTTTCAGTGTTGTATTGTTCATCACTTTCAGATGTAAGCTCTGAACCATCGACTCCTATGTCTCCACAAGTTATACCAGACTATGTTGGGAGCCCATTGGCAGACCCGCTTAAAAGGTTCCCATCCCTTCCTGTGACAGGATCATTATCACGTGCCACTCCAGTATCGTCTTCATTCTCGAGGCGTCATAGTTGGAGTTATGACCATGGTATAGATTCACCACCTTCAGTTTCTTTCTCACCTTCGCCCACGCGTTCAGAACCTCATGCTTCAATTTCTAACCCAAGATCTCGCCATTTCCCACCCACAAGCTTACCACGTTATCCGCCTGAAACATCTCTTGATTATAAGAAGGATGTAGGTTTTTATGAGTATTGTCCTTCACCTGGCTTTTCTCCCGCACTGTCCCCATCAGCCTCTCCATCATTGCCAATCTCTATTCCTGGCAATCATGTTTCAAAAAATCTGTTACGATCTGAGAGTGCACCGGTCAGTGCCCCAGTGGCCAAACGTGCTAATTCCCCTGCATCCTCCCAGAAGCTAAATTTTCCTCCATCTCCCCCCCTTACGAGTACAAGTTCTGGTACTTTTAAGACTGATAAAGCTACAGTTGGGACATCAGTTGAAAAG TTATTCTCTTTTGGGAAAGGGGAGTCTAGACAATGTTCTGGGCTTAAGATATCATCAGGCGGCTCACCCCAGATATCCTTTTCCAGaagctccactaagtcttttcCTGATGATTTTGATGATTCGGAGTATCCTTGCCCATTTGATTATGATGATGATGTGACAGACCCTGGTAGCAG ACCTGAATCCTTTGACCAAAGGCATGAGCCTGGAGGATTATTTCCAATTAAAAAATCCCAAGATGCTGCTGTTGGCGCGCTTGTAAGAATGCTAAAGAAAGCCCCACCTCTTCGGCAAGAGGTCTCAGATTCAGTAAGTTTGTCACAAGGCTGCAGGCCTGAAATGTGGAGTGATGGTAAACAAGAGGCCAATCTTTCTTCTGAGAGTCAGGCACCAGTTCAGCCTGCTGATTCTTCAACTGTTATATCATCAGGGCTCATAACATCAAAAACTACAGCTGATGCCTTAGAAGAGCTCCAAAGTTACAGGGATATAAAAAACTCGTTACTGGCGCAAAGTAGTAAGTCTCACGTGTAG
- the LOC112187153 gene encoding autophagy-related protein 13b isoform X3 has protein sequence MASSHGNNTHSEAAMKEQIITEFYAKSLHIILESRTPYVSSRNYSGEQALSSPSSSSSSSSSVRPRDKWFNLALRECPAALENLDLWRQSNFEPMVVDVVLVQRRLVSDLVECSPRTDLARNLSLKERYPYCWNYEQEDFWCEAKSEKIIERWVLQYDTRKTRDTKSGSRRSSNNPLQMLYKKSILLLRSLYVTVRLLPAYKIYRDLNSSGQILPFTLAHRVASFAEPFTCREDAEMQRFEFTPVDTGCGRLCLSVLYCSSLSDVSSEPSTPMSPQVIPDYVGSPLADPLKRFPSLPVTGSLSRATPVSSSFSRRHSWSYDHGIDSPPSVSFSPSPTRSEPHASISNPRSRHFPPTSLPRYPPETSLDYKKDVGFYEYCPSPGFSPALSPSASPSLPISIPGNHVSKNLLRSESAPVSAPVAKRANSPASSQKLNFPPSPPLTSTSSGTFKTDKATVGTSVEKLFSFGKGESRQCSGLKISSGGSPQISFSRSSTKSFPDDFDDSEYPCPFDYDDDVTDPGSRPESFDQRHEPGGLFPIKKSQDAAVGALVRMLKKAPPLRQEVSDSVSLSQGCRPEMWSDGKQEANLSSESQAPVQPADSSTVISSGLITSKTTADALEELQSYRDIKNSLLAQSSKSHV, from the exons ATGGCATCTTCTCATGGTAATAATACTCACTCTGAAGCAGCAATGAAGGAACAAATAATCACTGAATTCTATGCTAAAAGTCTTCACATAATTCTTGAGTCGAGGACCCCATATGTGTCCTCAAGAAATTATAGTGGCGAACAAGCCTTGTCGTCGCCATCATCTTCCTCTTCGTCCTCCTCGAGTGTGAGGCCAAGGGATAAGTGGTTTAATTTAGCTCTAAGAGAATGCCCTGCTGCGCTGGAGAATCTTGATCTCTGGCGCCAGAGCAATTTTGAACCTATGGTGGTTGATGTGGTTTTGGTCCAGAGACGACTTGTTAGTGACCTGGTGGAATGTTCACCTAGAACGGATCTTGCTAGGAACTTGTCATTGAAAGAGCGGTATCCATACTGTTGGAATTATGAGCAGGAAGATTTTTGGTGTGAGGCAAAGAGTGAAAAGATTATAGAGAGATGGGTACTGCAGTATGATACTCGCAAGACTAGAGATACAAAATCAGGGAGTAGGAGGTCAAGCAATAATCCTTTACAGATGTTGTATAAGAAATCAATATTACTCTTGAGGTCTTTGTATGTTACTGTTAGGCTTTTGCCTGCTTATAAAATTTATCGTGACCTCAATTCGTCTGGCCAAATTCTTCCATTTACTCTTGCTCACCGGGTGGCCTCTTTTGCTGAGCCCTTCACATGTAGAGAAGATGCAGAAATGCAGCGGTTTGAGTTTACCCCTGTGGATACGGGTTGTGGTAGGCTTTGCCTTTCAGTGTTGTATTGTTCATCACTTTCAGATGTAAGCTCTGAACCATCGACTCCTATGTCTCCACAAGTTATACCAGACTATGTTGGGAGCCCATTGGCAGACCCGCTTAAAAGGTTCCCATCCCTTCCTGTGACAGGATCATTATCACGTGCCACTCCAGTATCGTCTTCATTCTCGAGGCGTCATAGTTGGAGTTATGACCATGGTATAGATTCACCACCTTCAGTTTCTTTCTCACCTTCGCCCACGCGTTCAGAACCTCATGCTTCAATTTCTAACCCAAGATCTCGCCATTTCCCACCCACAAGCTTACCACGTTATCCGCCTGAAACATCTCTTGATTATAAGAAGGATGTAGGTTTTTATGAGTATTGTCCTTCACCTGGCTTTTCTCCCGCACTGTCCCCATCAGCCTCTCCATCATTGCCAATCTCTATTCCTGGCAATCATGTTTCAAAAAATCTGTTACGATCTGAGAGTGCACCGGTCAGTGCCCCAGTGGCCAAACGTGCTAATTCCCCTGCATCCTCCCAGAAGCTAAATTTTCCTCCATCTCCCCCCCTTACGAGTACAAGTTCTGGTACTTTTAAGACTGATAAAGCTACAGTTGGGACATCAGTTGAAAAG TTATTCTCTTTTGGGAAAGGGGAGTCTAGACAATGTTCTGGGCTTAAGATATCATCAGGCGGCTCACCCCAGATATCCTTTTCCAGaagctccactaagtcttttcCTGATGATTTTGATGATTCGGAGTATCCTTGCCCATTTGATTATGATGATGATGTGACAGACCCTGGTAGCAG ACCTGAATCCTTTGACCAAAGGCATGAGCCTGGAGGATTATTTCCAATTAAAAAATCCCAAGATGCTGCTGTTGGCGCGCTTGTAAGAATGCTAAAGAAAGCCCCACCTCTTCGGCAAGAGGTCTCAGATTCAGTAAGTTTGTCACAAGGCTGCAGGCCTGAAATGTGGAGTGATGGTAAACAAGAGGCCAATCTTTCTTCTGAGAGTCAGGCACCAGTTCAGCCTGCTGATTCTTCAACTGTTATATCATCAGGGCTCATAACATCAAAAACTACAGCTGATGCCTTAGAAGAGCTCCAAAGTTACAGGGATATAAAAAACTCGTTACTGGCGCAAAGTAGTAAGTCTCACGTGTAG